One Candidatus Fermentibacter sp. DNA window includes the following coding sequences:
- a CDS encoding MBL fold metallo-hydrolase codes for MHLSWFFVEGIAHRSYLLGGDRSCAVVDPSRDVGIYTEAASRLGLRITHILETHLHADFISGHTDLAAATGAKIVAPAAARCGFDHAPVAEGDTVQIDRLRISVLDTPGHTPEHVSYVVTDLSRGGEPSAVFTGDTIFAGDTGRPDMFPDRASELTAKLYESIRRLMALPDGCLVLPAHGAGSLCGRSIGTMPVTTIGYEKASNPVLSMDAGGFAAELAKAGQPVPDHFLRCGPVNAAGPALLSDLPPAPPLGSDDFASRIEAGAIVVDTRSYDAFGGMHVPGSLSIDLDGNFSTMAGWVVPHPRSILVVAQPGRAGEALACLRRVGLDTVAGTLAGGMFAWARSGKPVSRVYQVSPGELGAILDGGDGWKLVDVRSPAEYAAFHLKEAVNIPVADLRTRSRELVPTTPTLVMCGSGRRSILGASILLRGGLKTVFNLAGGLPAAVRSMKRLDGVIEGDPKNLVSG; via the coding sequence GTGCATCTTTCATGGTTCTTCGTCGAAGGCATCGCCCATCGCTCCTATCTCCTGGGTGGTGACAGGAGCTGCGCCGTCGTGGATCCTTCGCGTGACGTCGGCATCTACACCGAGGCAGCCTCCAGGCTGGGCCTGCGCATCACTCACATCCTCGAAACGCATCTGCACGCCGACTTCATCTCGGGCCACACGGACCTGGCCGCGGCGACAGGGGCGAAGATCGTGGCTCCGGCCGCCGCCCGCTGCGGATTCGACCACGCCCCGGTCGCCGAAGGCGACACCGTTCAGATCGACAGGCTCAGGATCTCCGTGCTCGACACCCCCGGCCACACGCCCGAGCATGTCTCCTACGTCGTCACCGACCTGTCCAGGGGTGGGGAACCCTCGGCGGTCTTCACCGGCGACACCATCTTCGCAGGCGACACGGGGCGTCCCGACATGTTCCCCGACAGGGCATCCGAACTGACCGCGAAGCTCTACGAAAGCATCCGCAGGCTCATGGCGCTCCCCGACGGCTGCCTCGTGCTCCCGGCGCACGGAGCGGGCTCCCTCTGCGGCAGGTCGATCGGCACCATGCCCGTGACGACGATAGGCTACGAGAAGGCGTCGAACCCCGTCCTCTCGATGGATGCTGGCGGCTTCGCAGCGGAGCTCGCGAAGGCCGGCCAGCCCGTCCCCGACCATTTCCTCAGGTGCGGACCGGTGAACGCCGCAGGTCCGGCCCTGCTGTCGGACCTCCCTCCGGCCCCGCCGCTTGGTTCCGACGACTTCGCCTCGAGGATCGAGGCCGGGGCCATCGTGGTCGACACGAGGAGCTACGATGCCTTCGGGGGCATGCATGTCCCGGGCTCCCTGTCGATAGACCTCGACGGCAACTTCTCGACGATGGCCGGATGGGTGGTGCCTCATCCGAGGAGCATCCTCGTCGTGGCCCAGCCTGGTCGGGCCGGGGAGGCACTCGCCTGCCTCAGGAGAGTCGGTCTCGACACCGTGGCCGGCACCCTGGCCGGCGGGATGTTCGCCTGGGCCCGCTCGGGCAAGCCTGTCAGCAGGGTCTACCAGGTCTCCCCCGGCGAGCTCGGCGCCATTCTCGACGGTGGCGACGGCTGGAAGCTGGTGGATGTCCGATCTCCCGCGGAGTATGCGGCCTTCCACCTGAAGGAGGCGGTCAACATCCCCGTGGCCGACCTCAGGACGAGGTCGCGCGAACTCGTCCCGACCACGCCGACGCTCGTGATGTGCGGCTCGGGCCGCCGTTCGATCCTCGGGGCGAGCATACTCCTTCGCGGCGGTCTCAAGACGGTGTTCAACCTCGCGGGCGGGCTGCCGGCGGCCGTCAGGAGCATGAAGAGGCTCGACGGCGTGATCGAAGGGGATCCCAAGAACCTCGTTTCGGGGTGA